From the genome of Phytohabitans rumicis, one region includes:
- a CDS encoding helix-turn-helix domain-containing protein, producing MDPIHDNIEVTPVVVLSQTFPARPSSIPGIRDFVRRSLAQSPLSEEDNRAVGEAVARALLDAAGPTGTIQVSFRIFPDHAEVDVLKSQPTPGAPNPEELASFLGTAPADAAEAPAAVDRWPGAGLVESGPDGTSFADWMGGVLRRQGLTMEAAARQLGVSVKTVSRWVGGTTEPRLRDLRRIREIFGELPFH from the coding sequence ATGGATCCGATCCACGACAACATCGAGGTAACCCCCGTCGTCGTCCTGTCGCAAACGTTTCCGGCCCGCCCTTCCTCCATTCCAGGAATCCGCGATTTCGTGCGGCGATCGCTCGCGCAGTCCCCATTATCCGAGGAGGACAACCGGGCGGTGGGCGAGGCGGTGGCGCGGGCGCTGCTCGACGCCGCGGGCCCGACCGGCACGATCCAGGTGTCCTTCCGGATCTTTCCGGACCACGCCGAGGTCGACGTGCTCAAGTCCCAACCCACGCCCGGCGCGCCCAATCCCGAGGAACTGGCGTCGTTCCTGGGCACCGCGCCCGCCGACGCCGCGGAAGCCCCCGCCGCGGTCGACCGGTGGCCGGGCGCCGGCCTGGTCGAAAGCGGCCCGGACGGCACCTCCTTCGCGGACTGGATGGGCGGGGTGCTGCGCCGCCAAGGGCTCACCATGGAGGCCGCGGCACGCCAGCTCGGCGTCTCGGTGAAGACCGTGAGCCGCTGGGTCGGCGGTACGACCGAGCCCCGCCTGCGTGACCTGCGCCGGATCCGGGAGATCTTCGGTGAGCTCCCCTTCCACTGA
- a CDS encoding nickel-dependent hydrogenase large subunit, protein MTGAESDLVEMAWDPITRIVGSLGIYTKIDFKQKRVVECHSTSSIFRGYSLFMQGKDPRDAHFITSRICGICGDNHATCSVYAQNMAYGVRPPHLGEWILNLGEAAEYMFDHNIFQENLVGVDYCERMVAETNPGVLELANRTESPHAGDHGYRTIGDIMRSLNPLEGDFYREALQVSRSTREMFCLMEGRHVHPSTLYPGGVGTVATVQLFTDYLTRLMRYVDFMKRVVPMHDDLFDFFYTALPGYEEVGRRRVLLGCWGSLNNPDHCDFRYETMTDWGRQMFVTPGVIVDGKLVTTDLVTINLGIRILLGSSYYEDWEDKEMFVTRDALGNPVDRRHPWNQHTIPRPAKRDFDGKYSWTMSPRWFDGTDHLALDTGGGPIARLWATALAGLVDFGYVKSTGHSVLINLPRTVTRPETTFEWKIPQWSNAIERNRARTYFQAYSAACAVYFVERALAEVRAGHTKTWEPFTVPKDAHSVGFTEAVRGVLSHHMVIRNGRIANYHPYPPTPWNGSVRDTYGTPGPYEDAVQNTPIFEENPPDRFKGIDIMRAVRSFDPCLPCGVHMFLGDGKVIKTSHSPMGVTLAT, encoded by the coding sequence ATGACCGGGGCCGAGTCCGATCTTGTCGAGATGGCGTGGGATCCGATCACCCGCATCGTCGGCAGCCTGGGCATTTACACGAAGATTGACTTCAAGCAGAAGCGGGTCGTCGAGTGCCACAGCACCTCCTCGATATTCCGCGGCTACAGCCTTTTCATGCAGGGTAAAGATCCGCGCGACGCCCACTTCATCACCAGCCGGATCTGCGGAATCTGCGGCGACAACCACGCCACCTGCTCGGTGTACGCGCAGAATATGGCGTACGGCGTGCGCCCGCCCCACCTCGGCGAATGGATCCTCAACCTCGGTGAGGCCGCCGAGTACATGTTCGACCACAACATCTTCCAGGAGAACCTGGTCGGGGTCGACTACTGCGAGCGGATGGTCGCCGAGACCAACCCCGGCGTGCTGGAGCTGGCCAACCGCACCGAGTCGCCGCACGCGGGCGACCACGGCTACCGCACCATCGGCGACATCATGCGCTCGCTCAACCCGCTCGAAGGCGACTTCTACCGGGAGGCGTTGCAGGTCAGCCGCTCCACGCGGGAGATGTTCTGCCTCATGGAGGGGCGGCACGTGCACCCCTCCACGCTCTACCCGGGCGGGGTCGGCACGGTCGCGACGGTGCAGCTGTTCACCGACTACCTGACCCGGCTCATGCGCTACGTGGACTTCATGAAGCGGGTCGTGCCCATGCACGACGACCTGTTCGACTTCTTCTACACCGCGCTGCCCGGGTACGAGGAGGTCGGCCGCCGGCGGGTCCTGCTCGGCTGCTGGGGCTCGCTGAACAACCCGGACCACTGCGACTTCCGGTACGAGACGATGACCGACTGGGGCCGGCAGATGTTCGTCACCCCCGGCGTCATCGTCGACGGGAAGCTGGTCACCACCGACCTCGTGACGATCAACCTGGGCATCCGGATCCTCCTCGGCTCCTCGTACTACGAGGACTGGGAAGACAAGGAAATGTTCGTCACCCGCGACGCGCTGGGCAACCCGGTCGACCGCCGGCATCCGTGGAACCAACACACCATCCCGCGGCCGGCCAAGCGCGACTTCGACGGCAAGTACAGCTGGACCATGTCGCCGCGCTGGTTCGACGGCACCGACCACCTCGCGCTCGACACCGGCGGCGGGCCGATCGCGCGCCTGTGGGCCACCGCCCTGGCCGGCCTCGTCGATTTCGGGTACGTCAAGTCGACCGGCCACAGTGTCCTGATCAACCTGCCGCGCACGGTCACCCGGCCGGAGACCACGTTCGAGTGGAAGATTCCACAGTGGAGCAATGCGATCGAGCGCAACCGGGCCCGCACGTACTTCCAGGCGTACTCCGCCGCCTGCGCGGTCTACTTCGTGGAACGGGCGCTCGCCGAGGTACGCGCCGGGCACACGAAGACCTGGGAGCCGTTCACCGTGCCGAAGGACGCCCACAGCGTGGGCTTCACCGAGGCGGTCCGCGGCGTGCTGTCGCACCACATGGTGATCCGCAATGGAAGGATCGCCAACTACCACCCGTACCCGCCGACGCCCTGGAACGGCAGCGTCCGCGACACGTACGGCACGCCCGGACCGTACGAGGACGCGGTGCAGAACACCCCGATCTTCGAGGAGAACCCGCCCGATCGGTTCAAGGGCATCGACATCATGCGGGCCGTACGCAGCTTCGACCCGTGCCTGCCCTGCGGCGTACACATGTTCCTCGGCGACGGGAAGGTCATCAAGACCTCGCACTCGCCGATGGGCGTCACGCTCGCCACCTGA
- a CDS encoding DUF5947 family protein, translated as MTAGLRRFARPQAAPADLPRIGRRRRDETAESCEMCGASLPPDHGHVAEPQRRSLSCVCPGCYLLFTADGAGHGRRRAVPRRIHHDPATPLTLAEYDELGVPVAMAFFFRNSVLDRIVGCYPSPGGATECELDLAAWDRLAADHPLLAALEPDVEAVFVDRRPDAIEAHLIPIDACYGLIGQLRMRWTGFDGGDEVRRILADFRDDLRALSTPLPGRA; from the coding sequence GTGACGGCCGGGCTGCGCCGCTTCGCCCGGCCGCAGGCGGCACCGGCCGACCTGCCGCGGATCGGCCGGCGCCGGCGCGACGAGACCGCGGAAAGCTGCGAGATGTGCGGCGCGAGCCTGCCGCCCGACCACGGCCACGTCGCGGAGCCGCAAAGGCGTTCGCTGTCCTGCGTCTGCCCCGGCTGCTACCTGCTCTTCACCGCCGACGGCGCCGGCCACGGGCGGCGCCGCGCGGTGCCGCGCCGGATCCACCACGACCCGGCCACGCCGCTGACCCTCGCCGAGTACGACGAGCTGGGCGTGCCGGTCGCGATGGCGTTCTTCTTCCGGAACTCGGTGCTGGACCGGATCGTCGGCTGCTATCCGAGCCCCGGCGGGGCGACCGAGTGCGAGCTCGACCTCGCCGCGTGGGACCGGCTGGCCGCCGACCACCCGCTGCTGGCCGCGCTGGAGCCGGACGTGGAGGCGGTGTTCGTCGACCGCCGCCCCGACGCGATCGAGGCGCACCTCATCCCGATCGACGCCTGCTACGGGCTCATCGGGCAGCTCCGCATGCGCTGGACCGGCTTCGACGGCGGCGACGAGGTACGCAGGATCCTGGCCGACTTCCGGGACGACCTGCGCGCGCTCAGCACCCCGCTCCCCGGGCGGGCATGA
- a CDS encoding DUF6084 family protein yields MTDLVFDCVGARAERYAVTPTLTLALRIAETSGADVHAIALRCQIRIEPHRRRYTAEEAARLHDLFGDTSRWADTLKPLQLTTLAVMVPRFTGAADVDLPVPCTYDLEVAATRYFSSLDDGTVPLLLLFSGTIFVKTPYGFAVEQVPWSHESAYRLPVATWREMVDYHFPNSGWIRCDRSTLDALASYKSRNALPTWDSTLRALLAEPEVPRP; encoded by the coding sequence ATGACCGACCTCGTCTTCGACTGCGTCGGCGCGCGCGCCGAGCGGTACGCCGTGACGCCCACGCTCACCCTCGCGCTGCGCATCGCCGAGACCTCCGGCGCCGACGTGCACGCGATCGCGCTGCGCTGCCAGATCCGCATCGAGCCGCACCGCCGCCGGTACACCGCGGAGGAGGCCGCGCGCCTGCACGACCTGTTCGGCGACACCTCGCGGTGGGCGGACACGCTCAAGCCGCTGCAGCTGACCACGCTCGCCGTGATGGTGCCGAGGTTCACCGGGGCCGCCGACGTCGACCTGCCCGTGCCGTGCACGTACGACCTGGAGGTCGCGGCCACCCGCTACTTCTCCTCGCTCGACGACGGCACGGTGCCGCTGCTGCTCCTGTTCAGCGGCACCATCTTCGTCAAGACCCCGTACGGGTTCGCCGTCGAGCAGGTCCCGTGGAGCCACGAGTCCGCGTACCGGCTGCCGGTGGCCACCTGGCGGGAGATGGTCGACTACCACTTTCCCAACAGCGGCTGGATCCGGTGCGACCGCTCCACATTGGACGCGCTGGCGAGCTACAAGTCCCGCAACGCGCTGCCCACATGGGACAGTACGCTGCGGGCCCTGCTCGCCGAGCCGGAAGTGCCCCGGCCATGA
- a CDS encoding hydrogenase maturation nickel metallochaperone HypA → MHEIGLCEGVVETVLRRAAGRPVRRIRLRAGVRHAIVPESMSQAFALVAAGTEAASATVDLVTVPARLRCETCGAEADTVDLLAVCPSCGSDRVRLTGGDELVLESIEYRAG, encoded by the coding sequence GTGCACGAGATCGGGCTGTGTGAGGGCGTGGTGGAGACCGTGCTGCGCCGCGCCGCCGGCCGGCCGGTACGGCGGATCAGGCTCCGCGCCGGCGTCCGGCACGCGATCGTGCCCGAGTCGATGAGCCAGGCGTTCGCGCTCGTCGCCGCCGGCACCGAGGCCGCCTCGGCGACCGTCGACCTGGTCACGGTGCCGGCCCGGCTCCGGTGCGAAACCTGCGGCGCCGAGGCCGACACGGTCGACCTGCTCGCGGTGTGCCCATCGTGCGGCAGCGACCGGGTACGCCTCACCGGCGGCGACGAACTGGTCCTCGAATCCATCGAGTACCGGGCCGGGTGA
- a CDS encoding DUF6390 family protein, producing MNGALMFVRYAYPPNSMGFCGPADSTGFRQYAEAGVVDGGLVRLAQAFSGAWPYLEMIAHGVGIADPLDRRVVEAYWVGNGLLDALPLGFLANTLEDRFRPRIGNRFGRLAEGLLAGGVPHHSFHVFGVYPWVGLLGDDRKADRALTVLDRCRIRWGQVTDVHGAQVTVRSRPLLWDGRTLSLGPPEPETADIAVDTPLQPGDWVSLHWNWVCDRLTSRQLRALHAYSARHVHMINHSAPLAALT from the coding sequence GTGAACGGTGCCCTGATGTTCGTCCGGTACGCGTACCCGCCGAACTCGATGGGTTTCTGCGGACCGGCGGACAGCACCGGGTTCCGGCAGTACGCCGAGGCCGGCGTGGTCGACGGCGGCCTCGTACGCCTCGCGCAGGCGTTCTCCGGCGCCTGGCCGTACCTGGAGATGATCGCGCACGGCGTGGGGATCGCCGACCCGCTCGACCGCCGCGTGGTCGAGGCATACTGGGTCGGAAACGGCCTGCTCGACGCGCTGCCGCTGGGGTTCCTGGCCAACACCCTGGAAGACCGGTTCCGGCCGCGGATCGGCAACCGGTTCGGCCGGCTGGCCGAGGGCCTGCTCGCCGGTGGCGTGCCGCACCACAGCTTCCACGTGTTCGGCGTCTACCCCTGGGTCGGGCTGCTCGGCGACGACCGCAAGGCCGACCGGGCGCTGACCGTGCTCGACCGCTGCCGCATCCGATGGGGCCAGGTCACCGACGTCCACGGCGCCCAGGTCACCGTGCGGTCGCGCCCCCTGCTGTGGGACGGCCGTACGCTGTCGCTCGGCCCACCCGAGCCGGAAACCGCCGACATCGCGGTCGACACGCCACTGCAGCCGGGCGACTGGGTGTCGCTGCACTGGAACTGGGTCTGCGACCGGCTCACCAGCCGGCAGCTACGCGCCCTGCACGCGTACTCCGCCCGCCACGTCCACATGATCAACCACTCCGCCCCACTAGCCGCGTTGACCTAA
- a CDS encoding helix-turn-helix domain-containing protein: MTDPIAERQWVCARRLRERRLQLSLTQTELVRRLSCRGVNLTNRTLSAMENGRGLDLRRLPEFAAVLSCSVTYLLGLTADPLRWEPDVPLGSESP, from the coding sequence ATGACCGACCCGATCGCCGAGCGACAGTGGGTCTGCGCCCGCCGCCTGCGCGAGCGCCGGTTGCAGCTCTCCCTCACCCAGACCGAACTGGTACGCCGCCTGTCGTGCCGCGGCGTCAACCTGACAAATAGGACGCTCAGCGCGATGGAGAACGGGCGCGGCCTCGACCTGAGGCGGCTTCCCGAGTTCGCCGCCGTGCTCAGCTGCTCGGTGACATACCTGCTCGGCCTCACCGCCGACCCCCTGCGGTGGGAGCCCGACGTGCCCCTGGGCAGCGAATCGCCCTGA
- a CDS encoding DUF6893 family small protein, with the protein MLGKLVKLALVAAVLAVLVQSIPDIKRYLEIRAM; encoded by the coding sequence ATGCTGGGCAAGCTGGTGAAATTGGCCCTGGTCGCGGCGGTTCTCGCGGTCCTGGTGCAGTCCATTCCGGACATCAAGCGATACCTCGAGATCCGGGCCATGTGA
- a CDS encoding HypC/HybG/HupF family hydrogenase formation chaperone: protein MCLGIPARVLSVGVDHPDLASVDMVGATRNINVGLLDEGESVRVGDWILVHMGFALQKMTEQEAIDAIDALSAERTALSDWEPT from the coding sequence ATGTGTCTGGGCATTCCGGCCCGCGTGCTGAGCGTCGGCGTCGACCACCCCGACCTGGCCTCCGTCGACATGGTGGGCGCCACACGCAACATCAACGTCGGCCTGCTCGACGAGGGCGAAAGCGTGCGGGTGGGCGACTGGATCCTCGTACACATGGGGTTCGCCCTGCAGAAGATGACCGAGCAGGAGGCGATCGACGCGATCGACGCGCTCAGCGCCGAGCGGACGGCGCTTTCCGACTGGGAGCCGACGTGA
- a CDS encoding hydrogenase expression protein HypE — translation MTRNQDEPVVHILWMNGGLSCDGDSVALTAATQPSIEEIVLGALPGLPRVSVHWPLIDFECGPEQGADTFIEWWHKADRGELDPFVLVVEGSVPNEAIKDEGYWCGFGNNPETGQPMTTSEWLDRLAPKATAILAAGTCATYGGIHAMAGNPTGAMGVPDYLGWDWKSKAGLPIVCVPGCPTHPDNLSETILYLLYQVGGQAPMIPLDEALRPRWLFGATVHEGCDRAGYYEQGDFANTYDSPKCLVKLGCWGPVVKCNVPKRGWINGVGGCPNVGGICIACTMPGFPDKFMPFMDEPPGARVSTTASTLYGSVIKTLRGVTARTADHEPKWRQKSSELLTGYQKTW, via the coding sequence GTGACGCGAAATCAGGACGAGCCGGTGGTGCACATCCTCTGGATGAACGGCGGCCTGTCCTGCGACGGCGACTCGGTCGCCCTGACCGCGGCCACGCAGCCGAGCATCGAGGAGATCGTGCTCGGTGCGCTGCCCGGACTGCCCAGGGTGTCCGTGCACTGGCCGCTGATCGACTTCGAGTGCGGCCCGGAGCAGGGCGCCGACACGTTCATCGAGTGGTGGCACAAGGCCGACCGGGGCGAGTTGGACCCGTTCGTGCTGGTGGTCGAGGGTTCGGTCCCCAACGAGGCGATCAAGGACGAGGGCTACTGGTGCGGCTTCGGCAACAACCCGGAGACCGGGCAGCCGATGACGACCAGCGAGTGGCTCGACCGGCTGGCCCCCAAGGCGACGGCGATCCTGGCGGCGGGCACCTGCGCGACGTACGGCGGGATCCACGCCATGGCCGGCAACCCGACCGGCGCGATGGGCGTCCCCGACTACCTGGGCTGGGACTGGAAGTCCAAGGCGGGGCTGCCGATCGTCTGCGTGCCCGGCTGCCCGACCCACCCGGACAACCTCTCCGAGACCATCCTCTACCTGCTCTACCAGGTCGGCGGCCAGGCCCCGATGATCCCGCTGGACGAGGCGCTGCGCCCGCGCTGGCTCTTCGGCGCCACCGTCCACGAGGGCTGCGACCGCGCCGGGTACTACGAGCAGGGCGACTTCGCCAACACCTACGACTCGCCCAAGTGCCTGGTCAAGCTCGGCTGCTGGGGGCCGGTCGTGAAGTGCAACGTGCCCAAGCGCGGCTGGATCAACGGCGTCGGCGGCTGCCCCAACGTCGGCGGCATCTGCATCGCGTGCACGATGCCCGGCTTCCCGGACAAGTTCATGCCGTTCATGGACGAGCCGCCGGGCGCGCGGGTGTCCACCACGGCGAGCACGCTCTACGGATCGGTCATCAAGACCCTCCGCGGCGTCACCGCCCGCACCGCGGATCACGAGCCTAAATGGCGCCAGAAGAGCTCGGAACTGCTCACCGGCTACCAGAAAACGTGGTGA
- a CDS encoding NifU family protein: MSDGQDVRAVGLRVEQLLGELRAGGSADPAAVADELVGSVVQLYGAALRRIVGVVGQDTLDKMLADDLVESLLIVHDLHPLDTGTRVRRALDKVRPYLGSHAGGVEFLGIDGDGVVRLRLEGTCHGCPSSTVTVRLAIERAIEDAAPDTTGLHVEGLVAEPPGPKLLQIGRRPPGEPEPGWVRVPAGQLGDGPRSVDVDGVPVLVLSLDGVCYAYREACPACGSALAGGALDGPALACPACGARYDVRRAGAGLDDPGRHLTPLPLLADDAGVRIAAGASR, encoded by the coding sequence ATGTCCGATGGACAGGACGTACGGGCCGTCGGCCTGCGCGTCGAGCAGCTCCTCGGCGAGCTGCGGGCCGGCGGGTCCGCCGACCCGGCCGCGGTGGCCGACGAGCTGGTCGGCTCCGTCGTCCAGCTGTACGGCGCGGCGCTGCGCCGGATCGTCGGCGTGGTCGGCCAGGACACCCTCGACAAGATGCTCGCCGACGACCTCGTGGAGAGCCTGCTGATCGTCCACGACCTGCATCCGCTGGACACCGGCACCCGGGTCCGGCGCGCCCTGGACAAGGTGCGGCCCTACCTCGGCTCGCACGCCGGCGGCGTCGAGTTCCTCGGCATCGACGGCGACGGCGTGGTGCGGCTGCGGCTGGAGGGCACCTGCCACGGCTGTCCATCCTCGACGGTCACGGTCCGGCTGGCGATCGAGCGGGCCATCGAGGACGCCGCGCCGGACACGACCGGCCTGCACGTCGAGGGGCTGGTGGCCGAGCCGCCCGGGCCGAAGCTGCTGCAGATCGGCCGCCGCCCGCCCGGTGAGCCGGAGCCCGGCTGGGTACGCGTCCCCGCCGGCCAGCTCGGCGACGGGCCCCGCTCGGTCGACGTCGACGGCGTACCCGTGCTGGTGCTGAGCCTCGACGGCGTCTGCTACGCGTACCGCGAAGCCTGCCCGGCGTGCGGCTCCGCCCTGGCCGGCGGCGCCCTCGACGGCCCGGCGCTGGCCTGCCCAGCCTGTGGCGCCCGGTACGACGTGCGCCGGGCCGGCGCCGGGCTCGACGACCCCGGCCGGCACCTGACCCCGCTGCCGCTGCTCGCCGACGACGCCGGCGTCCGCATCGCCGCCGGAGCGTCCCGGTGA
- a CDS encoding hydrogenase maturation protease, translating to MEVIDVGIRGVHLAYDLLDGCDLLVLVDTAQRGVPPGTVSVLELDAVAAPAAEPGRPPLDPHGMAPRQVFDLLTRLGGSPSRTLVVACEPADLDAGMDLSEPVRAAVPRAVRLVEDILKGG from the coding sequence GTGGAGGTCATCGACGTCGGCATCCGCGGCGTCCATCTGGCGTACGACCTGCTGGACGGGTGCGACCTGCTGGTGCTCGTCGACACCGCCCAGCGCGGCGTGCCGCCGGGCACCGTCAGCGTGCTCGAACTCGACGCGGTCGCCGCCCCCGCGGCCGAGCCGGGCCGGCCGCCGCTCGACCCGCACGGGATGGCCCCGCGCCAGGTGTTCGACCTGCTCACCCGGCTCGGCGGCAGCCCGTCACGGACGCTCGTCGTGGCCTGCGAACCGGCCGACCTGGACGCCGGCATGGACCTGTCGGAGCCGGTGCGGGCCGCCGTACCGCGGGCGGTGCGACTGGTCGAGGACATCCTGAAGGGAGGGTGA
- a CDS encoding glycoside hydrolase family 3 N-terminal domain-containing protein: MLPYQDPAQPTLNRVGDLMSRMSLDEKIGQLVQVDRAALTAPEDIATYRLGSVLSGGGSAPADNSPNGWAEMYDGYQRAAQNTPLGIPIIYGVDAVHGHNTVRGATIFPHNIGLGATRDPALVQRIGRATAEEVAGTGPKWTFAPCLCVARNDRWGRTYESYGELPEIPASMTSIVGGLQGASLAEPSSILATAKHYVGDGGTTGGDDQGNTQLSEADLRAIHLPPFQAAVAQGVGSVMISFSSWNGQKLHGHRQLITDLLKGELHFSGFVVTDWAGIDQIDGARGFTGNEIATAINAGVDMVMVPTDYRQFLTLLRAEVQAGRISAERIDDANRRILAKKFELGLFERRFTDRALTSTVGSQPHRELARDAVRRSQVLLKNANNALPLAKTGGKIFVAGKSADDIGNQSGGWTISWQGASGNTTPGTTILQGIRNAVGSGATVTYNRDGAGIDRSYRAAIAVVGETPYAEGRGDRTGSMGLDNADLRTLSRLRATGVPVIVVLVSGRPLDIATQLGGWAALVAAWLPGTEGQGVADVLFGDYNPTGKLPVTWMANASQQPINVGDGKPALFPYGFGLSYPGGPTPSPSPSVSPPSPPRPTPSASPARRPTPTPTRSPSAAPTPSPTASAVAASCTVRYAVTSEWPTGFVTDIRITAGSAAIDGWTLRFTFPGGQTVTNAWNATVTQSGDQVSATNLDWNAIIAAGESTSFGFQAEGPTGSPRTATINTTPCTLT, translated from the coding sequence GTGCTGCCGTACCAGGATCCGGCCCAGCCGACGCTCAACCGGGTCGGCGACCTGATGTCCCGGATGTCGCTGGACGAGAAGATCGGGCAGCTGGTCCAGGTCGATCGCGCCGCGCTGACCGCGCCGGAGGACATCGCCACGTACCGGCTGGGCTCGGTCCTGTCCGGCGGCGGCTCCGCGCCGGCCGACAACAGCCCCAACGGCTGGGCCGAGATGTACGACGGCTACCAGCGCGCCGCCCAGAACACCCCGCTCGGGATTCCGATCATCTACGGCGTCGACGCCGTGCACGGGCACAACACCGTACGCGGGGCGACGATCTTCCCGCACAACATCGGGCTCGGCGCCACCCGCGACCCCGCCCTGGTCCAGCGGATCGGCCGGGCCACCGCCGAGGAGGTCGCCGGGACCGGTCCTAAATGGACCTTCGCGCCGTGCCTGTGCGTCGCCCGCAACGACCGCTGGGGGCGCACCTACGAGTCGTACGGCGAGCTGCCCGAGATCCCCGCGTCGATGACGTCGATCGTCGGCGGGCTACAGGGCGCCAGCCTCGCCGAGCCGTCCTCGATCCTCGCCACCGCCAAGCACTACGTCGGCGACGGCGGCACCACCGGTGGCGACGACCAGGGCAACACCCAGCTCTCCGAGGCCGACCTGCGCGCGATCCACCTGCCGCCGTTCCAGGCGGCCGTCGCGCAGGGCGTCGGCTCCGTGATGATCTCGTTCAGCAGCTGGAACGGCCAGAAGCTGCACGGGCACCGGCAGCTCATCACCGACCTGCTCAAGGGCGAGCTGCACTTCAGCGGCTTCGTGGTCACGGACTGGGCCGGCATCGACCAGATCGACGGCGCGCGCGGCTTCACCGGCAACGAGATCGCCACTGCCATCAACGCCGGCGTCGACATGGTCATGGTGCCCACCGACTACCGGCAGTTCCTGACCCTGCTGCGCGCCGAGGTGCAGGCCGGCCGGATCAGCGCGGAACGCATCGACGACGCGAACCGCCGCATCCTCGCCAAGAAGTTCGAGCTGGGCCTGTTCGAGCGGCGCTTCACCGACCGCGCGCTGACCTCCACAGTGGGCAGTCAGCCGCACCGCGAGCTGGCCCGGGACGCCGTCCGCCGCTCGCAGGTGCTGCTGAAGAACGCCAACAACGCGCTGCCGCTGGCCAAGACCGGCGGAAAGATCTTCGTCGCCGGCAAGAGCGCCGACGACATCGGCAACCAGTCCGGCGGCTGGACCATCTCGTGGCAGGGCGCCAGCGGCAACACCACCCCGGGCACCACGATCCTGCAAGGCATCCGGAACGCCGTCGGGTCCGGCGCCACCGTGACGTACAACCGGGACGGCGCCGGCATCGACCGCTCCTACCGCGCCGCGATCGCGGTGGTGGGGGAGACGCCGTACGCCGAGGGCCGCGGCGACCGTACCGGCTCGATGGGTCTGGACAACGCCGACCTGCGGACGCTCTCCCGGCTGCGGGCCACCGGCGTACCGGTGATCGTGGTGCTGGTGTCCGGGCGGCCGCTGGACATCGCCACCCAACTCGGCGGGTGGGCCGCGCTGGTGGCGGCGTGGCTGCCCGGCACCGAGGGCCAGGGCGTCGCCGATGTGCTGTTCGGCGACTACAACCCGACCGGCAAGCTGCCCGTGACGTGGATGGCCAACGCGTCCCAGCAGCCCATCAACGTCGGCGACGGCAAGCCGGCCCTCTTCCCGTACGGCTTCGGGCTCAGCTACCCGGGCGGCCCCACGCCGTCCCCGTCGCCGTCCGTGTCCCCGCCGTCCCCGCCCCGGCCCACGCCGAGCGCCTCACCGGCACGGCGCCCGACGCCCACCCCCACGCGCAGCCCGTCCGCCGCACCGACCCCGTCGCCGACGGCCTCCGCGGTCGCCGCCTCCTGCACGGTGCGGTACGCCGTGACCAGCGAGTGGCCGACCGGCTTCGTGACCGACATCCGCATCACCGCGGGCAGCGCCGCCATCGACGGCTGGACGCTGCGGTTCACGTTCCCCGGCGGCCAGACGGTCACCAACGCCTGGAACGCGACCGTGACGCAGAGCGGCGACCAGGTGTCCGCGACCAACCTGGACTGGAACGCCATCATCGCGGCCGGCGAAAGCACCTCATTCGGCTTCCAAGCCGAAGGCCCCACCGGCTCCCCCCGCACCGCCACCATAAACACCACCCCCTGCACGTTGACCTGA